TATGTAATACGTTCCAATTATTTAGATAAGCGTCTTTTGAAAATACCTCAAACCTTATATAATCAGGGAAAATTACCAAACATGTCAGTTGTTTTGAATGATACTGATACTAAAAAGGGATATGGCTACGGTTATGGTTATGGTGCCACAGAAGAAAAGAAACCTTGGTATAAAAATCATCGTTTCTCGAAATAGGAATCTATTAAAAATCCCCAAATGAGTTAATTCATTTGGGGATTTTTAATTTTATGCTGATTGAATAAATTGACTTCCTTTCTATTAGCGGAAAAATATATTTCTTTCCATCGCTTCTTTTAGTACTATACTTTCTTTAAGTTTAATTTTACTATCAAAAGCTGCAACATGGTTTTTATGGTGTACATCGGAACCTGTAAAATCAATCATGCCTTTTCCTAAAAGTTGCTGTGCTGCTTCAAGCACACCTTCGCCGTAATATCCAACGGTGGAAAGTAAATTCAATTGGAAAAGGCATCCTGCTTTCTTCAGTTTAGTGTATTCATTAAAATTTTTATGATAGAAAACATAACGTTCCGGGTGTGCTAATACGGGTTTATAACCAGACACCTGTAATTCAAATAAGATATCGTACAGCTGCATTGGTGCATTTAGGTACGACATTTCTACCAATACATAATTGTCTTTTAGAGTAAGTAGCTTTTCATTTTTGAACAAACGAGAAAACGAATCGTCCATCATGTATTCCGCTGCTGCTTTAAACGGTATTTTTAAATCTAATTCTCTTTGTGTCTCCTGTCTTTTATTAATGATACCATCTGCAGTATTATCCCAAACCGTGTTTATAATATGAGGCGTTGTGATTATCTCGTTAAAACCTATTTCATGTAGTGAATTAATTAAATAGCGACTGTCTTCCATGTTTTTTGCGCCATCATCTATCCCCGGCAACAAATGCGAGTGAATGTCAATGTAGCCCTCGGGTACAAGATCTCTAAGTATTGTTTTCTTTTTGTTGAAAAATAGCAAAATAGGCATGTTTAAAATGAATTACAAAACTACTCAAAATATCGCAAATTGTTATATTCTATTTGGATTTAGAGTGATTCTATTTGTGGTTACACAATATTCTAAAAGTGGGTTCGGTGTAGACATATTGGGGGATTGATTACAAGAATAGGATAACCAAAAGCTATATATATACAAAAATAGGCTAATTTAGCGCAGAATAAAGTTTGGGTTTAGTACTGAATCCATTGAGAAGTATGAGTAAAGATATTATTTTAAAAGCAGAAGGAATTTCCAAGCAATACCGTTTAGGGGAAGTAGGTACGGGGACCATCAGTCATGATCTTAATCGGTGGTGGGCGAAGATTCGGGGGAAGGAAGACCCGTATTTGAGAATTGGAGAAAGTAATGATCGAAGTACGAAAGGGAGTAGTGATTATGTTTGGGCATTACAGGATATTAATTTTGAAGTAAAAAAGGGAGAAGTACTGGGGATTATTGGAAAGAATGGAGCCGGAAAGTCAACATTGCTGAAAATACTTTCGAGGGTTACCAATCCAACTACAGGATCTATAAAGACAAAAGGACGTATTGCCTCATTACTTGAAGTTGGTACCGGCTTTAATGGAGAAATGACAGGGCGTGAAAATATTTTCCTGAATGGTGCGATACTGGGCATGACTAAAAAGGAGATTACTGGTAAACTCGAAGAAATTATTGAATTTTCAGGTTGTCAGCGGTATATTGATACTCCTGTAAAGCGTTATAGTTCCGGGATGACTGTTCGTCTTGCGTTTGCCGTAGCAGCTTTTTTAGAGCCCGAAATTTTAGTCGTTGATGAAGTGTTGGCGGTGGGTGATGCGGAATTTCAGAAAAAGGCTATAGGAAAAATGCAGGATATTTCTAAAACGGATGGACGTACAGTACTTTTTGTGAGTCATAATATGGCCGCTGTAAAAAGCCTGTGTACCCGTGGAATAGTTTTGGAGCATGGAAAAGTAAAATTCACTGGAGATATAGATAGTTGCTTATCAGTATATCAGGATGATTCAACGGCTAACCTGAGTGCAAAATTTTATGGAGAAAAAATTATAAAATACGCTGCAATCATAAACCAGGATAGTACTTTAAAATATAGATCACCATTTACATTAGGGGTTCATATTGAATCCGTAATTGCTATTAAAAATTTAGTTTTGGGTATTGTAGTTAAGGATTTGAATGATGTTGAGTTATTTGGAATTAATAACAGGCATTATTCCCATGATAAAATTAATGAAGAAGAAGTGTTTGAAGGTGAAATTTCAATTACTATTGATGAACTACTATTATTTCCAGGTATTTATAAAATTGATATTTATTTGGGTGATGGGACAAAAGATATCGAAGTTGTGATGGATGCCATAAAATTTACAGTTTCAGAAGCGTTTGATTTTGAAATAATAAATAAATTAAACTTTAAAATAAACAAAGTATTCCACCAAAATGTAATTTGGAAATACATTGAAAATATAAGATAGATTTAAAGATGAGATTTTTTAGAAAAATAAAAAAAATAATACTGGGTAGGAATAAAAGAGTGATAGAACCAGATTATTACGAACAATTATTTGTTCATAATACGTATTGGAATACGCCACAGCCGAATGATGAAGAAATTTTAAGATTTAAAATAATTCATAATTTTATAGAGTATCTCAAATCTGATTTTTCACTAAAAAAAGAAGACCGCCTAAAAATCCTGGATTTAGGAAGTGGTAGGGGATGGCTATCGAGTTTATTATCGAATTATGGGACGGTATTGGGTGTGGAACCTGTAGCAAAAGTTGTTGACCATGCAAAAAAAATGTTTCCAAATTTAAATTTTGTTTGTGGAACTTCAACGGATCTTTTAAAAATTACAGATCATGCTCAATATGATTTAATTGTTTCGTCGGAAGTTATCGAACATATTGTTGATGAAGCTAAACCAGGTTTTATGAATGATATTAAAAGATTGCTAAATGACAATGGTTTCCTTATTATAACTACACCTCGTAAAGAAGCTGAAATAGAATGGAATGCCTATGTATTGCCTGGCCAACCGGTTGAAGATTGGATAACAGAACTGGAACTTGAAAAATTAGCAACAGAAAATTCTTTTAGGGTAATCAAAAAAGAAAGGCTGGCAATTCCCCCGCTACAGGAGCTCCAAGCATTGAAATATATCAACTCTGGCTATTTCAAAAAATATAAAATGAGAATTCAAATATCAGTGATAGTGCCCTGCTATAATCAGGGGATATTTCTTAATGAAGCATTAAAGTCGGTTTTCGATCAAACCTATTTTGATTGGGAATGCATCATCATTAATGATGGTAGTACTGATAATACACAAGAAATTGCTGAGCTTTGGGTAAAAAAAGATAGAAGATTCAGTTGTATTACCCAATTGAATTCGGGTTTATGTGCTGCCAGGAATGCAGGGATAGAAAAAGCGATTGGTGTTTATATTCTTCCATTAGATGCAGATGACAAAATAGGACGTGATTATTTACAATTGGCGATGCAGGCATTTGAAAATGAGCCATCACTGAAATTAGTGTATTGCAAAGCTGAAAAATTTGGATTTGAATCGGGTCCATGGATGTTGGAGGATTTTTCACTTAAAGCGTTAGCAACGGAAAATATGATTTTTTGTAGTGCTGTATATAAAAAAGAAGACTGGCTTGCGATTGGTGGATATGACAAAAACATGAAGTTTGGACTGGAGGATTGGGAGTTTTGGATTTCGCTACTAAAAAATGGAGGGAGCCTTTTATGCCTGGAATACATAGGTTTCTTTTATCAGGTAAAGCCCATATCAATGGTGAAACTTTTGAATCAGGAAAAAAGGAAATATTTGTTTAACTATTTAAGTATAAAGCATGCTGATTTTTTTGTGAATCAGCTGGGGTCATTTCAGCAACTCATAATTGATCGGGATCATAGTGAAGCTAATTTTTATGCTAAAACTAAAAGCCGCAAGTTTATCGTTGATTTTATCACGGTTTCATTTTTTAGCTTTTCGATTTTTAAAAAGTATAAAAAATGAAATTAGCTATTGTCATTCCTTTTTATAAACTGCTTTTTTTTGAGCAAACGCTTGTTTCATTAGTGAGCCAAACGGATAAACGATTTAAAGTTTATATAGGGGATGATGCTAGTCCGGAGGATTGTATTCCTCTTATTGAAAAATATAGTGAGCAACTTGATATTGCATATCATAGATTTGAAGAAAATCGAGGTAGTACATCATTAGTAGCACATTGGGAGCGTTGTATTGCAAGAATTGATGAGGAGGAGTGGATGATGATATTGGGTGATTATGATACACTGGAGAAGAATTGTATTGGGGCATTTTATAACTATATTGAAAATTTTTCAATGCCATTGAGTACCGTTATACGTTTTGCAACTAGGGAGATAAGTGCTGATAATAAGTTGCTCACTTCTGTTTTTTACCATCCGGATAGTGAGCCATCTACGAATTTCCTCATTAGAAAATTAAAAAAACATACAAGGAGTTCATTAAGTGAATATATTTTTTCTACGAAAAAATATATTCAATATAAATTTAAGGATTTTCCATTGGCATGGTCATCAGACGATTTAGCCTTTTTAGAGTTTTCAGATTTCGGAACTATTCATACGCTCAATGAAGCAATTGCTAATATCAGGGTGAGTGATCTTAGTATTTCAGGAAGAGATGATAATAGCAAACTTAAAGAAAAAGCTTCCTATGAATTCTATAGTTTATTATTATCCAAATATCACGATAAGTTTACGTATTTAGAAAAAGAAAAAATAATTCAAAAAATCGAAGCCATTTTTTTTAAAAATAAAAAGTTTAAAACTTTTGCTCTGTTAACAGGCTTTCATCTTAACTATATGAGCCCTTTGAGTTATTTTAAGTTCTTACGGCGAATTATTATTAATTATAAAAATTGAACATTATGGAGTTGCCATTAGTTTCCATAATAATTCCAACCTACAACAGGGCTGCCTTAATTTCTGAGACACTGGATTCATTAGTATCTCAGACATATTCTAATTGGGAATGTATAATTGTAGATGATTTATCGAGTGATAACACACTTCAGGTTGTATCGGAATATTGTGAGAAAGATGGTCGTTTTAGAGTATATAAGAGACCGGAAGAAAATAAAAAAGGACCTTCTTCCTGTCGTAATTTTGGATTAGAAAAAGCCAATGGGCTTTTTATACAATTTTTGGATTCCGATGATTTTTTGGCGCCTTCGAAATTAGAACAATCAGTTCATGAAATTAATAGTAGTCATCGAACCGGAAAAGAAATTTGTATTTCTAATTTTCAAATGTTTATTCTTACTGCGGCAGATGCAACAGCACCTTATTGTCATTTACATTCGGGGCTCTTTACTTTTGAAAACATACTTTACAAATGGGAAGAATTATTTACAATTCCAATTCATTGCGGTTTTTTTAGCGTAGAGTTGTTTCAGGACTTTAGATTTCCGGAAGAATTACAGGCAAAAGAAGACTGGATCATGTGGATTACGCTATCTAAGAATAATGCTATAGTTTCATTTATAGATGAGCCATTGGCCTTATACAGAAAGAATCCTGAAAGTATTACAATGAAAAGCGATGCTTTGGCAGATCAGATAAAAGTCTGCCACTATTTAAAAAACATACTTACGGAATCTCAGTTTGATAAATTATTATTTAAAATAATTTCAAATTATCATAAGACTAATATGGAGTTGAAACTAAAAATAGAGGCGATGAAGAAATCCTATGGCTACAAATTAGAAAGACTGATTCAAAAAGGGTTCAAGAGATTGGGACTTTTAAACTGATTCATTTTTAAATATGCTAGCAATTATTATCCCTTATTATAAGCTGCGTTTTTTTGAAGCAACGCTTTTATCATTGGCTCGTCAGACGAATAAAGCCTTTAATATCTATATTGGTAATGATGCAAGTCCGGAAGATCCATCTTTTGTCCTTGATAAATATACTAATGAACTGAGAATACAATACCATTATTTTGAAGATAATTTGGGTGCCATATCACTGACAAAACAATGGGAGAGATGCCTGCAAATGATTAGTGATGAAGACTGGGTGATGTTTTTGGGAGATGATGATATGGTGGATGAAAACTGTGTAGATGAATTTTATAAAAGTGTTGCGAAGGTAGAACAGCTGAACATAAATGTAATTCGTTTTGCTACTCGTGTTATAAATGAAAAAAATGAAAAGTTACAAGAGATTTATCACTATCCGGTAATTGAAAAATCTACAGATTTTTTGATGAGAAGATTGGCTGGTGAGACAAGAAGTTCTTTGAGTCAATATATTTTTAGAAAGTCAGTTGTAAGTGAGGTCGGTTTTGTTGATTTTCCTTTAGCATGGCATTCAGATGATCTGGCAGTTTTGGAATTTTCAAATTTTGACTCAATCTATTCTTTAAACTCAGCTATAGTTTATTTTCGTAAAAGCGGAATCAATATAACCAGTAAAAATGATAACCTTAGAGCGAAAAATACAGCTTCCTTTGAATATTATTATTATTTATTAAAGCATAAAAGCCGTTATTTTGATCGTATAAAAAAAGATATTCTATATCAAAAGATCGAAAAGGCATTCTTAAATGATAAAAAAAATAGTGCCTTTTGGCTTGCTCTGACAAAATTATATTGTTGTAATCTGATGTTTTATAGGTATTTAATGTTGCTTATTAGTGCTGTAAAATCCTTTTTAAATCGTAAAAAATAAATCGATGAAATTTTTAATCATAGTTCAGGATTTGAGAATCACAGGAACCAGTGAAGGAATAGTTTCCAGGTCTTTTTTAGGCAAGTTGAGGAGTGTTTTTCCAAATGCTTATATTGAAGTATTATATTTGAAAAATCATGATAATGAGGACGATTTGAATTTACTCCCAATAGATTCCATTCGAGATTTTCATATCAATCGTACGATTCCTTTTTTTACAAAATGGATTAATAAAATATACTGGCGTTTATTTCACGAATCATTGAATGAAAAAAAAATTCAGGAAAGGTATGCAACAGTAATGGCAACAGCTGATTTTGAAAAGTTTGACCATATTTTCATCAGAAGTTCAGGCTTAGACTATGAGACTATTCTTGCTGCCAAAAAACTTCCGGTCTTAAAAAATGCGATTATTAATTTTCACGATCCATTTCCTGTTTTTTGGGATACTGGATCACGAAAAAAATTAACAGCAATCGAATTGTTTCGATTGAAAAACATGTGGGAAATTGTACAGCAGGCAAAAGTGTGTATAACACCAGCGTTGCTCCTCTCAGAAGATTTGGAACATCTGTACGGTTCAGAGAAAAAATTCTATACCTTACCGCATCAATACGACAAAAAAGTTTTTAATTTGAGTAGCACTGATAAGGTGAGGCAAAAAAATAAACCGGTGACAATTTCGTATCATGGTGCTATCCAGTTGGGTCGGAATATAGATATTGTCCTGGATGCCTATCAGGAATTGATAGCGAATTCTATTTTTCATAAAGAAAATACAGAGTTTGTGTTGCGCTTACGAGGAAGTCAAAATCAAAGGCTTAAAAATAAGTACCAGGAAACGGCTAATATTATTATATTGGATACATTGGATTTTGCAAATTCCTGTAATGAACAATCGAATGAGACAGATATTTTGATTATTTTGGAAAATTCATCACCGCACAGTAATATCTTGGGTGGTAAAGCACCTTTCCTGGCATCACTACATAAGCCAATATTAATTATCGCACCAAATAGAAGTGAAATGCGAAGGATTGTTTCTGATAATCAATTTATTGCAGACTGTAGGAATAAAGAGGAAATTCGCGAGAAATTAAAAAATTTGATTGATAAAAGAATAGCAAATCCAGCATCACAGTTTCCATTTGGCGATTATTTCGAGGAACAGAATTTTAAGGAATCTTTATTGCGAATTCTGGAAGTTGCCAAATGAGCAATATGAAAATGGATAGCGATACAGAGATGTTAGCGATAGTAATACCCTTTTATAAGGCAAAATTCTTTGATGCAACACTAAAATCATTGTCAGCCCAAACCGATAAACGGTTTAAAGTCTATATCGGTGATGATAGTAGCCCGGATGATATCACAAAAATGTTGGATAATTATCGCGAACATTTTTGTTTTGAATATAAAAGGTTTGAAGAGAATTTAGGAAAAAAAGCATTACCACGTCAATGGGAGCGTTGTGTCAAGATGACAGCAGGAGAAGAATGGATAGTATTACTGGGAGATGATGACGTTTTGGGAGATGGTGTAGTTGCTGCTTTTTATAAAAACATTTCACTCAAGGCTAACGCTATAAATAGTATACGTTACGCAAGTTGTACAATCGATGAAAATGGAGTGCAAACGTCTAAAGTTTTTTTTAATCCAACAATTGAAAGTGCAATAGATTTTTTCTTTAGAAAGCAACGAAGCTCCTTAAGTGAATATATATTTAAGGTCAGTAAAATAAATCAAGTAGGTTTTAAAAATTTTGAATTAGGTTGGTGTTCTGATATTTTGGCCGTTTTGGAGTTTTCAGATTTTGGTGCTGTATATTCTATCAATGAAGCTTTGGTTAATGTTCGTATATCGAGTCAAAGTATATCGGGGAATCAGGATAATCATAAATTAAAGTTCAAAGCAGCATTTCGGTTTTTGTATTATTTAATTGCCAACAAAAAAGCATATTTTTCTGATTTTCAGCAAAAAAAAATACTCGAGGAAATGAGCAAAGTATACCTGAATCAAAAGAAAAATTTATTTTTTTTCGCAAAGGTATCAACCCAATATTGGATTCGCGGTTTATTCAGGGAGTATTGTATTTTTATACTTTCATTTTTTAAGATAGTTTTTAAAACAAAATAATAAGAATGGATCAGGACGTTTTAGTTACAATTATAGTACCTGTTTATAATCGTGCAATCACTATTGTAGAGACCCTGGAATCTATTGTGAAACAGACTCATAACAACTGGGAATGCATAATTGTTGATGATAACTCTACAGATGCAACAGTAACAGTTGTAGAATCGCTTATAAGTAACGACATTAGATTTCAATTATTTATAAAACCAGAGGGGCATAAACGTAATGCAGCGACTTCGAGGAATATAGGTTTGCAGAACGCTAAAGGGGAATACATTCAGTTTTTAGACTCAGATGACATTTTATCTGTTGATAAAATAGAAAAACAATTAGAGATTCTCACACAACACAGTACATTTACGATGGCTACCTGTAAATGGGGTAAATTTACACTGATAAATAATCCTATCCAGCTTTATGATGACAGTCTTGATTATAGAAATTTCGAAAATAGTCGTGACTATTTCCAGGTCATAGGAAAACAGGGTGGTTTTTTTCCGTTACACAGCTTTTTAGTCCATCGTGATCTGATACGTTTTTCAGGATATTGGAATGAAAATTTAAGTATTAATGATGATGGGGAATTTTTCTTTAGGATCATTAAGAATTGTGATAAAATCATTTTTTCGGAAGAAGGCTATGTTTTGTATAGGCAAAATACAGATAATAATTTAAGTGTACTCAATTCAGAAGCTAAAGCAAAAGATTTGGTAAGTAGCTGGAAGATTATTGAGGCTTTATATGAAGCAACATATAATGAGTCAGGTGCCGACTATATTCTTAAAAAGAAAAGAAGTATTTATAACGAATTAAAAATAAATTATAGTGGAATTATAAAAGCCAATAGACACTTTTTTTATATCCAAAGAAAGGAAGATACATTTATACTCCGGTTAAAAAAAATAAGAAAAAGAATAAAGAATAAAATAAAATTATTTTATAAAAAGACTAATGAGGGTAGGTTTTAATCCACATAAAGACAAAGTTGAATCTGATACGAGATACCTTCATCAGGTTATCATACCGGTTTATATACCGAATGAAGAAGGCTATTTTGGCGATAGTATAACCATCTTTAAATATTGTTTGCAATCCCTGTTTAAAACCTGTCATGAAAAAACATTCTTTACAATTGTAAATAACGGCAGTTGTCAAAAAGTTTTAGACTATTGTAATCAATTACTTTTCGAAAAAAAAATACATGAAATCATACACACCAGCAATATAGGAAAGTTAAATGCCGTTTTAAAGGGCGTTACAGGACATAATATACCATTAGTTACTATAGCTGATGCCGATGTGCTATTTTTAACCCATTGGCAAAACGAAACCAATAATGTTTTTGCCCGCTTTCCAAAAGCAGGAGTCGTAGGTATTGTTCCGCAGTTCAAGCAATTTGAAGGAGGTTCCGTAAATGTCATAAGGGAAATGTTTTTTTCCAGAAAATTACGCTTTACAGACGTTAAAAACCCATTAGCTTTAATTCAATTTTACAAAAGCATTGGTTGGGATCATGATTATAATAAAGATTATCTTTTGAAAAATCTTACCATAGCCTCAAAAGGCTATTTTGCCATCGTAGGATCCGGACATTTTGTAGCGACCTACAGGAGGGACTTATTCGATAAAATCATAACATTTAACGAGGCTAAAATGGGAGCGGGTTCTGAAAAATATTTGGATGATTTGCCACTAAAGCAAGGCCTGTGGAGATTGACTACAGCGAATAACCACGCTTTTCATATGGGAAATGTAAAAGAAAGCTGGATGGAGGAAGAACTCAAAAATCTCATGCCTGAAGATTTAGAAATGTGTCCTGGTGCAACATATGAAAACCTTGAGAAAAGTGCACTGGGGCTGGGTATTACAAATCGGATATTCCAAAAACTTTTTTCAAAAAGATGGTTTCGTAAATGGTTTTATAAATATAAAGGATTGCCTCCTAATATGATTTCCAATTATTAAGCACAGATGACTGATATAAAATTCTCCCTTCTCCTTACTACCAAAAACCGTAAAGAAGACCTTCTTTTTACACTACATAAAATAGGACACTTACTCGACAGGCCCGATGTAGAATATATTATTTGTGATGACGGTTCAACAGACGGTACTTCTGAAAGGCTCACCGAAGATTTTCCGGGGCTACAGTTATTCCGGCATGAAAAATCGAAAGGCTTGATTTACAGCCGGAACCGTTTGATGGAACGGGCAGCAGGGGAATTTGCAATTTCACTGGATGATGACCTTCATTTTTTGACCGTAAATCCTTTAGAAGAAATCGATACTTTTTTTAATATTCATCCTGAATGTGCAGTAGTCAGTTTCCGGATATACTGGAACACATCTGCTCCCGAAACCATTATGAGTAATCATAAAACGGAACGGGTAAAAAGTTTTGCCGGAGGCGCACATGCCTGGCGAATGTCAGCTTGGAAAACGATACCCGACTATCCCGATTGGTTTGTGTTTTATGGAGAAGAGGATTTTGCAGCCTATCAGTTGTTTAAAAAGC
The Flavobacterium kingsejongi genome window above contains:
- a CDS encoding glycosyltransferase family 2 protein; the protein is MLAIIIPYYKLRFFEATLLSLARQTNKAFNIYIGNDASPEDPSFVLDKYTNELRIQYHYFEDNLGAISLTKQWERCLQMISDEDWVMFLGDDDMVDENCVDEFYKSVAKVEQLNINVIRFATRVINEKNEKLQEIYHYPVIEKSTDFLMRRLAGETRSSLSQYIFRKSVVSEVGFVDFPLAWHSDDLAVLEFSNFDSIYSLNSAIVYFRKSGINITSKNDNLRAKNTASFEYYYYLLKHKSRYFDRIKKDILYQKIEKAFLNDKKNSAFWLALTKLYCCNLMFYRYLMLLISAVKSFLNRKK
- a CDS encoding ABC transporter ATP-binding protein, with protein sequence MSKDIILKAEGISKQYRLGEVGTGTISHDLNRWWAKIRGKEDPYLRIGESNDRSTKGSSDYVWALQDINFEVKKGEVLGIIGKNGAGKSTLLKILSRVTNPTTGSIKTKGRIASLLEVGTGFNGEMTGRENIFLNGAILGMTKKEITGKLEEIIEFSGCQRYIDTPVKRYSSGMTVRLAFAVAAFLEPEILVVDEVLAVGDAEFQKKAIGKMQDISKTDGRTVLFVSHNMAAVKSLCTRGIVLEHGKVKFTGDIDSCLSVYQDDSTANLSAKFYGEKIIKYAAIINQDSTLKYRSPFTLGVHIESVIAIKNLVLGIVVKDLNDVELFGINNRHYSHDKINEEEVFEGEISITIDELLLFPGIYKIDIYLGDGTKDIEVVMDAIKFTVSEAFDFEIINKLNFKINKVFHQNVIWKYIENIR
- a CDS encoding glycosyltransferase family 2 protein yields the protein MELPLVSIIIPTYNRAALISETLDSLVSQTYSNWECIIVDDLSSDNTLQVVSEYCEKDGRFRVYKRPEENKKGPSSCRNFGLEKANGLFIQFLDSDDFLAPSKLEQSVHEINSSHRTGKEICISNFQMFILTAADATAPYCHLHSGLFTFENILYKWEELFTIPIHCGFFSVELFQDFRFPEELQAKEDWIMWITLSKNNAIVSFIDEPLALYRKNPESITMKSDALADQIKVCHYLKNILTESQFDKLLFKIISNYHKTNMELKLKIEAMKKSYGYKLERLIQKGFKRLGLLN
- a CDS encoding glycosyltransferase family 2 protein produces the protein MTDIKFSLLLTTKNRKEDLLFTLHKIGHLLDRPDVEYIICDDGSTDGTSERLTEDFPGLQLFRHEKSKGLIYSRNRLMERAAGEFAISLDDDLHFLTVNPLEEIDTFFNIHPECAVVSFRIYWNTSAPETIMSNHKTERVKSFAGGAHAWRMSAWKTIPDYPDWFVFYGEEDFAAYQLFKKQKQIYYLPSVPVHHRVDLKERKNKKDYRLRLRRSLRSGWYLYFMFYPWLLIPRRLAYSLWIQLRKRTLKGDGKATVAIFQAMGDVILNIPRLLRNSNRMTRQEFEEFSTLAETKLYWTPEDEK
- a CDS encoding glycosyltransferase — translated: MRFFRKIKKIILGRNKRVIEPDYYEQLFVHNTYWNTPQPNDEEILRFKIIHNFIEYLKSDFSLKKEDRLKILDLGSGRGWLSSLLSNYGTVLGVEPVAKVVDHAKKMFPNLNFVCGTSTDLLKITDHAQYDLIVSSEVIEHIVDEAKPGFMNDIKRLLNDNGFLIITTPRKEAEIEWNAYVLPGQPVEDWITELELEKLATENSFRVIKKERLAIPPLQELQALKYINSGYFKKYKMRIQISVIVPCYNQGIFLNEALKSVFDQTYFDWECIIINDGSTDNTQEIAELWVKKDRRFSCITQLNSGLCAARNAGIEKAIGVYILPLDADDKIGRDYLQLAMQAFENEPSLKLVYCKAEKFGFESGPWMLEDFSLKALATENMIFCSAVYKKEDWLAIGGYDKNMKFGLEDWEFWISLLKNGGSLLCLEYIGFFYQVKPISMVKLLNQEKRKYLFNYLSIKHADFFVNQLGSFQQLIIDRDHSEANFYAKTKSRKFIVDFITVSFFSFSIFKKYKK
- a CDS encoding glycosyltransferase family 2 protein: MKMDSDTEMLAIVIPFYKAKFFDATLKSLSAQTDKRFKVYIGDDSSPDDITKMLDNYREHFCFEYKRFEENLGKKALPRQWERCVKMTAGEEWIVLLGDDDVLGDGVVAAFYKNISLKANAINSIRYASCTIDENGVQTSKVFFNPTIESAIDFFFRKQRSSLSEYIFKVSKINQVGFKNFELGWCSDILAVLEFSDFGAVYSINEALVNVRISSQSISGNQDNHKLKFKAAFRFLYYLIANKKAYFSDFQQKKILEEMSKVYLNQKKNLFFFAKVSTQYWIRGLFREYCIFILSFFKIVFKTK
- a CDS encoding glycosyltransferase family 2 protein → MDQDVLVTIIVPVYNRAITIVETLESIVKQTHNNWECIIVDDNSTDATVTVVESLISNDIRFQLFIKPEGHKRNAATSRNIGLQNAKGEYIQFLDSDDILSVDKIEKQLEILTQHSTFTMATCKWGKFTLINNPIQLYDDSLDYRNFENSRDYFQVIGKQGGFFPLHSFLVHRDLIRFSGYWNENLSINDDGEFFFRIIKNCDKIIFSEEGYVLYRQNTDNNLSVLNSEAKAKDLVSSWKIIEALYEATYNESGADYILKKKRSIYNELKINYSGIIKANRHFFYIQRKEDTFILRLKKIRKRIKNKIKLFYKKTNEGRF
- a CDS encoding tyrosine-protein phosphatase, with product MLFFNKKKTILRDLVPEGYIDIHSHLLPGIDDGAKNMEDSRYLINSLHEIGFNEIITTPHIINTVWDNTADGIINKRQETQRELDLKIPFKAAAEYMMDDSFSRLFKNEKLLTLKDNYVLVEMSYLNAPMQLYDILFELQVSGYKPVLAHPERYVFYHKNFNEYTKLKKAGCLFQLNLLSTVGYYGEGVLEAAQQLLGKGMIDFTGSDVHHKNHVAAFDSKIKLKESIVLKEAMERNIFFR
- a CDS encoding glycosyltransferase family 2 protein, whose product is MKLAIVIPFYKLLFFEQTLVSLVSQTDKRFKVYIGDDASPEDCIPLIEKYSEQLDIAYHRFEENRGSTSLVAHWERCIARIDEEEWMMILGDYDTLEKNCIGAFYNYIENFSMPLSTVIRFATREISADNKLLTSVFYHPDSEPSTNFLIRKLKKHTRSSLSEYIFSTKKYIQYKFKDFPLAWSSDDLAFLEFSDFGTIHTLNEAIANIRVSDLSISGRDDNSKLKEKASYEFYSLLLSKYHDKFTYLEKEKIIQKIEAIFFKNKKFKTFALLTGFHLNYMSPLSYFKFLRRIIINYKN
- a CDS encoding glycosyltransferase, yielding MRVGFNPHKDKVESDTRYLHQVIIPVYIPNEEGYFGDSITIFKYCLQSLFKTCHEKTFFTIVNNGSCQKVLDYCNQLLFEKKIHEIIHTSNIGKLNAVLKGVTGHNIPLVTIADADVLFLTHWQNETNNVFARFPKAGVVGIVPQFKQFEGGSVNVIREMFFSRKLRFTDVKNPLALIQFYKSIGWDHDYNKDYLLKNLTIASKGYFAIVGSGHFVATYRRDLFDKIITFNEAKMGAGSEKYLDDLPLKQGLWRLTTANNHAFHMGNVKESWMEEELKNLMPEDLEMCPGATYENLEKSALGLGITNRIFQKLFSKRWFRKWFYKYKGLPPNMISNY